The DNA segment ACGGTCTTGGCGATACCGGGGTGAGGCAGTGGTGACTCGAGGAAGTACGGCGCCGACGAGGTGGCGGTGCGAAGCGCCTGATCGCGCGGGCTCACCTCGAGGGTCGAGGTGTTGGTGTATCGGCCGTAGTCGGTTGCGGCCGGCGTTCCGATGGTGCCGACAACGCGCTGGCCGGTGGTGCTGAACACTCCCGAGAAGTCGGTCGACTCATCCCACACCCAACGGACGTGGCGATGGGCCGGGTTCGGCCAGGCGATGGCCGCAGCGCCGCTGGCGACGCCGCTCGCGGCGGTCACCCAGGTGATCCCATCGGCGGAGGTTTCGATCGTCGCGGGGATTGCGAGGTTCCACGTGCCGGGGGTGATCGAGGTGGGGGTGAAGCTGTCGGGGAACCCTCCGCCGGAGCGGTCGGGCGCGATATCGCCGTCGGCGAAGGTCCAGGAGCCGTCGGACAACACGACCCGGTCGAGGGGGTAGTCGCTGTCGATCGTGGCGCTGAACTGGTACCGGCCGGTGTCGCCGTCGGTCACGTAGTAGTTGGAGGAGCCGGAGGCGTCGCGGAAGGACTTCGAGGTGCTGGCACCCCAGAAGCCGGGGGTGGCCAGGACGTGGTTCGTCGATGCGGTGCCGAGCGGAACTCCAGGAACCCCGCCCCCGTAGGAGCCCTCACCCGTGACGGTGTTCGCCTTGGCCGCCCCCGGGGTGTTTGAGGGGTGACTCGAATCGAACCGGCCGTTCACCTTCATGCGGAAACAGCCGTCGGAGCCGAGCGGCGGTCGATGGGAGGCATCGAAGGTCCACGTGATGGTTCCGGCACCATCGGAAACCAGGTCGGCGGGATCCGGAGCAACGTTGTCGTCGAGGTACACACCGCCGTGTTTAACGGAGGTGACGGTGAAGCCGGCCGGGACGGTGTCGATGATCGTGTACTCGTTCCACACGGCGCTGAACGCGTCGACGGCACACACCGAAACATTCCAGGTGTAGCCATAGTCGCGGCGAAGCGTGGTGCCGTTGGCGGCCGGTCCCGTCTTAAAGACCGTCCAGTTCGGAGTCGACCCCGTCACCGTGGTCGTTGCGGTCGGGCTGGTCGAGACGTTGGCGCCGAGCGTCGCGGTGGCGGTGTTGGACAGGGTCTGCGAGCCGGCGGGAATCTGATTGGCCGGAATCCGCGCCACGATCGTGATCACGCCGGAGGTGCCAGCCGCCCAGGTGCCGGCGGTGGCCACGACCCGCGGTGCGTTGGGGACCGAGGTGTCGAGGGAGGAGCCGGTGCTCCAGACCCCCGACGGAAAGTTCGCGCTCACGAACTCGAGGGGCACCGTCTCGCCGTACACGTTGGTGAACGTCGGCAGCGGATCGCTGAACGCCGCACCGTCGCAACCCTCGCCGGACTCGTCGTTGTTCGAACACGTGAAGTTGATGCTGTAGGTCAGCAGTTCACCCGGCTGCGCGGTCGCCTTGTTCACCGTCTTGGTCGTGAGCAGCGGGGTTGCGGCTCCGGCGGCGGCGGCCATGGGCAGGGGTGCGATGGCCATGCACACTGTGGCCATCGCCGCCAGCTTCGCGACGAACGATCCGCGTCGGGCCCGGCGCTTTGGTCCCTTGGCGGGCTCGACAGGAACGATGGGTTCGATAGCATCGTTGGGTTCGAAACGAGATGGGGTTGGCATCAGGTCCTCTTTCGTACCGAGTGGAGGCCGCTGCGGCGCACCGTCGGGTGGACGGGCGCGTCGCGGCGTTCAATTCGATGGTGGGAAATTCAACGCCACTCGAATCGGCACAAGTCGGCCGGTGTTGAGCCGTCCGACCCAGAGCATCCGTGTATGTGACCGATGTCGCTGGTGCCTTCGGTGAAAACGACGAAGGGAGCGGCCGAACCGCTCCCTTCGATCGAACTCGTGCTGGCTTTCGCCGGCGGCCTAGGTCACTTGGTCGAGGCCTTCTTAGCCGGGGCCTTCTTGGCCGGGGCCTTTTTGGCAGGGGCCTTTGCCGCAGGTGCCTTCTTGGCAGGGGCCTTTGCCGCAGGTGCCTTCTTGGCGGGGGCCTTTGCCGCAGGTGCCTTCTTGGCGGGGGCCTTTGCCGCAGCCTTGGCGGGCGCCTTCTTCGCGGGCGCCTTCTTTGCCGCAGCCTTGGCGGGCGCCTTCTTTGCCGCAGCCTTGGCGGGCGCCTTCTTTGCCGCAGCCTTGGCGGGCGCCTTCTTGGCAGCAGCCTTGGCTGGGGCCTTCTTGGCTGAGGCCTTCTTAGCGGGCGCAGTCTTGGCTGGTGCCTTCTTGGCTGGTGCCTTGGCGGGTGCCTTCTTTGCGGGCGCAGCCTTGGACGCGCTTGGAGCCTTCTTGGCTGGTGCCTTGGCGGGTGCCTTCTTTGCGGGCGCAGCCTTGGACGCGCTTGGAGCCTTGGAGGCTGGGGCCTTGGAGGCAGGTGCCTTCTTGGCGGGTGCCTTCTTTGCCGGCGCCTTGGCTGGAGCCTTCTTGGCGGTGGTCTTGGTGGCCGGCGCCTTCTTAGCGGGCGCCTTTTTGGCCGGGGCCTTCGTAGCCAACGTTGCCTCCTCGGCGTGTTCGTCGGTTGCTTGCTGGTCATTGGTTGACGACGCGTTGGAACGCGGCGCTTCGCCGTTGGTCGCCGACTTCTCGACGACCGCAGGATCCGAGGATTCGGAACCGTCGGCGTGATGCAACCCGAGATCGACCCCGCGATGAGCGGTATCGAAGCGTTGCACCTCGAAGGAGCGAACCTCGCCGAGGGTCAACACATCGCGTGCTGACCGTGGCGGGGGTGACCCCAACGACTTGACCGGCACGTAGCAGCGGGTGTCACCCACCAGCACGTACGCACCGTGCGAGCTGAACTCCACGACCTCTCCGGTGACGACGTCGCCGAGCGAATACTCGGTGACGAAGTTGAGGAACGGAAGTGGTTCGTTGACCGGAGGCCGACTGGACTTCGTCCGATCGGGTGTCCTGGCCGGAGTGGTTGCCGTCGCCGACGCCGTGCTGTCGGACTTGGTCCTGGTCGTGGACTTGGTGGCGCCGGGCTTGGTGGCGCTGGGCTCGGCGGCGCTGGTCTTGGCGGCGCTGGTCTTGGCAGCGCGGCGTTGGCCGGGCGGGGGAGTGGTCGGTACCGGAGGCGGTCCACTCGCATCCGGCGATGCCTG comes from the Microthrixaceae bacterium genome and includes:
- a CDS encoding S1 RNA-binding domain-containing protein: MTETTLVVDGSNIATEGRSVPSLQQLDEAVTAFIAERPHDVVIVVVDATFGHRIDPSELPRFEEAVLDGELVTPPAGAIGRGDAFILQIADRAGANVFSNDSFQEFHGTYDWLFEPGRLVGGKPVPPIGWVFIDRTPVRGPTSRRAVRESKQKAAKKSAASNESSRRRQASPDASGPPPVPTTPPPGQRRAAKTSAAKTSAAEPSATKPGATKSTTRTKSDSTASATATTPARTPDRTKSSRPPVNEPLPFLNFVTEYSLGDVVTGEVVEFSSHGAYVLVGDTRCYVPVKSLGSPPPRSARDVLTLGEVRSFEVQRFDTAHRGVDLGLHHADGSESSDPAVVEKSATNGEAPRSNASSTNDQQATDEHAEEATLATKAPAKKAPAKKAPATKTTAKKAPAKAPAKKAPAKKAPASKAPASKAPSASKAAPAKKAPAKAPAKKAPSASKAAPAKKAPAKAPAKKAPAKTAPAKKASAKKAPAKAAAKKAPAKAAAKKAPAKAAAKKAPAKAAAKKAPAKKAPAKAAAKAPAKKAPAAKAPAKKAPAAKAPAKKAPAAKAPAKKAPAKKAPAKKASTK